Proteins encoded together in one Deinococcus hopiensis KR-140 window:
- a CDS encoding PAS domain-containing sensor histidine kinase: MTRPVWETPESGADGPFKQLFAGMPIASAIARAEDGCLLDANNAWLTLLGFSRDEAVGTPTPRLNLWVNPADRERVGHLLKANGRVQDLEVPVRCRDGNTVEVLLSIEAMSFAGEASLLFMMVNITTRKRIERELKETRELFEALFKESPDAILLMDPHATDVNWKIVACNEAACTMNGFVAGELVGQSVRVLDAVNVIAPTEAELQEQQRFLEQLRQSGHVHFENVHRRKDGSVYPVEISTTVVYVGGRELVLGIDRDVTERKRTEEVVAQSEVRFRSLVQNSTDVISVLNRGGYFMYASPSMTRFLGYKPEELHGRTSLELMHPEEHGAILQTFSEVLQGGPGATRQLTSRFQHALTGEWRWVEWVASNYVDDPNVRGVVFNSRDVTERKLADAELDESRRTLQALFDHSPDGIMLIDFTEEEMPVLRCNEVAAKMNGYLPHELVGRSVYALLPNGDALLANPAANNDFRERVRAERIMRFETEHRRKDGTPYPLEVHLTLLTIGGREVLLSLERDITDRRTAEQTLKASQERLMLSEKLAGLGRLTAGLAHEINTPLAATMNYLREAEHLTREYLDSIGNPQVTDDDHREIGRELQSSVTEAGKTVSRIGEFIRSIRGHTRDTVTGMQEFDAVKLASETLLMIAHQARNAKIDLLLEQTKEAVMLHGEPSRFTQVVTNLVVNGIHACEDSGKPKGSVTVSFSVKDGRHVMSVQDSGTGIPPEVLPRIFDPMFTTKEVGKGTGLGLPIIRDIVTGHFHGEIAVETHLSEGTIFTVIF; the protein is encoded by the coding sequence GTGACGAGGCCAGTGTGGGAGACGCCAGAGAGCGGCGCGGACGGTCCCTTCAAGCAGCTGTTTGCCGGGATGCCGATTGCCAGCGCCATTGCCCGTGCCGAAGATGGGTGTCTCCTGGACGCAAATAATGCCTGGCTTACCCTCCTTGGCTTTTCCAGGGATGAAGCCGTCGGCACGCCGACACCCCGCCTGAACTTATGGGTGAACCCAGCGGACCGGGAGCGCGTGGGTCATCTGCTCAAAGCAAATGGACGGGTGCAGGACCTCGAAGTCCCAGTTCGCTGCCGGGATGGAAATACCGTCGAAGTGCTTCTGTCCATTGAAGCCATGTCGTTCGCCGGTGAAGCGAGCTTGCTGTTCATGATGGTGAATATCACCACCCGCAAACGGATCGAGCGGGAGTTAAAGGAAACGCGGGAGTTGTTTGAAGCGCTGTTCAAGGAGTCCCCAGACGCGATCTTGCTCATGGATCCACACGCGACGGACGTGAATTGGAAGATCGTTGCCTGCAACGAGGCGGCGTGCACCATGAACGGCTTTGTGGCTGGAGAGTTGGTTGGGCAGTCCGTGCGGGTGTTGGACGCGGTGAACGTCATCGCGCCAACAGAGGCAGAACTTCAGGAGCAGCAGCGTTTCCTGGAACAACTCCGCCAGAGCGGCCACGTGCATTTTGAGAATGTGCACCGCCGTAAGGACGGGAGCGTCTACCCCGTCGAGATCAGCACCACCGTGGTGTACGTGGGTGGGCGGGAGCTGGTGCTGGGGATTGATCGAGACGTCACCGAGCGCAAACGGACGGAGGAAGTGGTCGCGCAAAGTGAGGTGCGTTTCCGCTCGCTGGTGCAGAACAGCACCGACGTCATCAGCGTCCTGAACCGTGGCGGATACTTCATGTATGCCAGTCCATCCATGACGAGGTTTCTCGGGTACAAGCCTGAAGAGCTTCATGGCCGTACATCGCTTGAATTGATGCACCCGGAGGAGCACGGGGCAATCCTGCAGACGTTCTCGGAAGTGCTCCAGGGTGGTCCGGGCGCTACGCGGCAACTTACCAGCCGCTTTCAGCATGCGCTCACCGGGGAATGGCGGTGGGTGGAGTGGGTCGCGTCAAATTACGTGGATGATCCAAATGTTCGGGGTGTGGTCTTCAACTCCCGTGACGTGACGGAGCGTAAGCTCGCTGATGCGGAACTTGACGAAAGCAGACGGACCCTCCAGGCGTTGTTCGACCACTCCCCAGACGGCATCATGCTGATTGATTTTACGGAGGAGGAGATGCCTGTGTTGCGCTGCAATGAGGTTGCGGCGAAGATGAACGGCTACCTTCCTCACGAGTTGGTGGGGCGAAGCGTATACGCCCTTCTGCCGAATGGAGACGCGCTGCTGGCCAACCCAGCGGCGAACAACGATTTTCGAGAACGCGTGCGTGCTGAGCGCATCATGCGATTTGAGACGGAACACAGGCGCAAGGACGGAACTCCATATCCCCTGGAGGTTCACTTGACGCTTCTGACCATTGGGGGGCGGGAGGTACTTCTCAGTCTGGAGCGGGACATCACGGACCGCCGCACAGCGGAACAGACGTTGAAAGCCAGCCAGGAACGTCTGATGCTCAGCGAGAAACTTGCTGGTCTGGGACGGCTTACCGCCGGTCTTGCGCATGAGATTAACACGCCATTGGCAGCCACCATGAATTACCTGCGTGAAGCAGAACACCTCACGCGGGAGTACCTGGATTCGATTGGCAATCCTCAAGTCACTGACGACGACCATCGTGAGATCGGACGTGAGTTACAGTCATCTGTAACTGAAGCGGGCAAAACAGTGTCGCGGATCGGCGAGTTTATCCGCTCCATACGAGGACATACGCGGGATACGGTAACGGGGATGCAGGAGTTTGATGCGGTTAAACTCGCTTCAGAGACCCTCCTGATGATTGCCCATCAGGCCAGGAATGCCAAAATTGATCTTCTGCTGGAACAGACCAAGGAAGCAGTTATGCTCCACGGAGAGCCTTCGCGTTTCACACAGGTGGTAACAAACCTCGTCGTAAATGGCATCCATGCGTGCGAGGATAGTGGGAAACCGAAAGGGAGCGTCACTGTCAGCTTCAGTGTAAAAGACGGCAGGCATGTAATGAGCGTACAAGATAGCGGAACAGGTATTCCTCCGGAAGTGTTGCCACGCATCTTCGACCCTATGTTCACCACTAAAGAAGTCGGGAAAGGCACAGGATTGGGCCTTCCTATTATTAGAGACATTGTCACAGGTCACTTCCACGGAGAAATCGCTGTGGAAACACACTTGAGCGAGGGCACGATATTTACGGTGATCTTCTAA